The Buteo buteo chromosome 1, bButBut1.hap1.1, whole genome shotgun sequence sequence TGTATCCTGAGTGCAAGGATGGGGCGGTGTGCTTTGTCTGAGGTGGTTAAAATTATCTCGAATGACCGTTTTCCCTGTcccaggaaaaaatacttagCCTGCATAGGTAACCTGAACTCTAGAGATGCTGTGAGTGATGTGAGCAAGGCGTATAGTTGCACAGCCAAATCTTGAATAAGAGTAAGCTGTTTGCAAGGCTTTCATGGCTAACTCTACATTTCTGTGATCCTCATCTAAAACACAACCACACACCTAGCCTTTGTGGCCAGAGGTGTGTGCTTTGTCTGAGGTGGCCTGCAAACTTCTGTGGCTAGCTAGGGAGACTAGCAGCAGAGAAATGCGGAGAGCAATGCACCAGAGTTAAACGGTGGTAGTAACGGTGTTCATAAAGCCAGTAGGACAGACTGGCTAACTTCCGTGTTTCCTGCTTAGTCTGTACAAAGAAGGCCTTACACAGTCAGACATGGTCTGGGTGTCCAAGATCAGGTAACGGAGATCCACCTTGATCTGTCTCTAGAGTTAAAAATGGGCTGCGAACCTCCAGGTGTGTGTCACCTGGACACTTCCGTGCTTGGCATTGCTTTGAAAGTGCAACATATGTGAAAAGTGTGGGCACTACCACTGTGGCAGAGAGACCGCAGAGATGCCACGTGTGAAGTAGCATCATGGGGTCTTCTTCAGATGAACTAGGACAAGACTAGTGATCTCGGTGACAGGCAAAGCCAACTCAAGTGATGATTGACCTTTCCAAAACCTTTCAATTCCCCTTTAAAATGGGTGTAAATCTTGCAAAGAGACTAGTTCTCAGTTATAGGCATCTTTCTTCCTTAGCAGTTGTCCTGTAACTGTAAACTATAGCTGGCTTTCAGTGGATGAACTGATAATTAGCCCTTGCATGTAGTCTCTGATGAAGGCTGCAGGAAGCAAAGGCAGCCAGTCTCTGtccctcattttcctttcatccttTGTGGAAGGACGAGTGAACAGCAGCATTATTCCTGTTCCGGTAATAGCCACGGCCGTCAGTGTTAACCTGACAGGAACTCCCGCAGTACCGGACGGTGTTGCGTGTGCATGCTAGTGCTGTAGCAGTAAGCATAGCACTCGCATTCTTGCGAGGCACGCATGAATATCCACCATCTCATTACTTTTATCTTGTACCCTGTAGAGTATTTGCTCAGTGAACAGCgaaggaataaaaatataactaCCTCTCCCAGGTCCTATGTTTAGTATACCTCATCTGATAATTATTCTGGGAAAGGCTCTCCTTTGCTGTTGCAGTGTGTGGATCCCTTATCCTCCTGCAGGATCCCCCTCCCATTGATGTCAGAGGATAAGTATGCGCATGGGGGAAAGGGCAAAATATAACAGCGCAGAGCAGGAAGAACTTTGcccaaacacagaaaatactgctgGGTGTCAGCAAATATCCACGCCTGTGCTCCAGCCTTTCCAGCCTGTGTGTCTGCAGTCAGGCGGAGGAGGCTATTGGTTGTTGCACATGGCTGGAATGGGGCAAGCCTTTGTTCAGTGTGGTAggaggttatttttaatttgtcccTCACAGGTGTCTGAGTTTTGGCCTTTCCTCTAGCTGGAAAGCAGTGCCTCCTTCTCAAGCAAAGAGAAGAGCTGATCAGTCTCTTCCATGTACCTAGGTTTGAGTTTCTCAGATGCAAAAGCCAGGTTCTGGTAACTCTCGAACAGGGAACTTTAGATTAAAAAGCAACTGCTCAAATTATGCTGGGATCAAGGAAGTATGCAGGCAGAAACATACGTAGGCTAAAAGAGATCATCAGCTGGCTTAATCCATCTACTTAACTAAGTACAATAGAAGTGGATACATCAGGTACCTGTAGCATATTTTGCCTTGACTTATGTTCATTATTATCATGTGGCCCTGAGACCAAATCTTGCCGTAGCACGTCACACGGAGTTGATAGCAGCAGTACGTAGGCAACAGGAGGGAGCCTCAGGTCACTAACTCTCATTAGTCTCAGGATTTCGGCATCGCTACTTGGAATGACATGGTATATACTCAGTGGGACAGAGCTGTCCTGTGCCGCAGCTGCTCCCTGCCGAGGGAGCAGTTTAGTCCATGGAGCACTTCTAAAATGTCCGTCTAGGTCCTGGGAAGAAGGACGGACTTGGTAAATCTTCTTTTTCCGGCATCATTTGGGACACCGGGTCCCTGGTTGAAGTTCAAAGCCTGCTGTTCTGGCAGTAACTGAGCTGCCACTGTCTGTCAGCTGATGGCCTCATCCTTCAAACACTTTAACTGTCTGTTGTGGCAACTCAAATTGGCCTCACAGAAGTGTTCAACTGCTTCTCCTGATGAAATCTATAGTGAGCAtagtgctgtttttaaaaaaaaaaataaattcccacCCTGTAAGTAAACTTGCTGGTGCTGCCCCATCGGagtgaaaggcaggtcctgctgaGTCATGCTAGCAGGCGCAGGTATCTCCAGCTTAGTCTCCTGTACAAGTCAAGATGCTGGCATCATTGGTCTGTTACAGTGGCTCTCACTTTGGTAGACCTAGTCTTTGTCCTCTCTTCTAAAGCTTGGTGGCAACCTGGCTTATTATCTTTGCAAGCAGTGTGGTGGAGAGGAAGGTAAGGAGAAGGAatggtgttttttaaagaagcacaaacacacatgcaaaaacCTCCTGTCCCTCTAAGATGGATATTCCTGCTGTTATTGTATCTAGCTGGAATAAAGCTTAAACAAAGCCTGCTGATCACCCAGAAATAGATGAGCTGCAGGAAATCCATCAATCACTACTGGATTTAACTCTGAGATGTAATGAAACTTTCTATTAACTGGAGTTGAATTAGAGTGATCAAGAAATTATGAAGGCACACTCCCTCCATTAGACATGCATGACCTGACAAGTTAATAGAGGCAAACAGCCCAAAGACACAAATTACAGACTTCCGTGGAATGGGGCTGATGACTAAGCAGTTCATGAGCAGGTTAGTTTGTGACCACAGCAGGAGTGTTAGCCAAGTGGATTTCATGGCCAGCTGGGGCAAACATTGACAGCTCCTCATGGGCTAGCCATGAAGTTACAAGGACTTGTGTTGGTCTTCAAATCCTGTTTCGAAATGTTCATTTAACTAGTAGGGTACCTGAAGGCTGTGCCTGTGCAGCACTGTACAGCCCAAAAGATGTCAAAATGCTTTATACACTGAATCtctgagagaagggaaggagggagggccTTTGCCCCCCAAGGAAATGCAGCCATGGCTGCAGTACCCAAAATCCTCAGCCTGTGTGGTGCAGTCTCCTATTATGTCTGGTACCCATATCAaacctgcagagctgtggtttTCTTTAGTGTGGATAGtgaaggaaggacagaaatgTACCCGTTTTCTTCTGGGGTTCTGCTGAGATAAGTTAACACTGGCCCAGGATCTGTAAAGTGGTCAGTAACCTCTCCAACCAAGTGACCAGACAAAGGGGGTTTGGTATCTTGTGTTAGCTGTCTTTGCAAGTGGTCTTTTAACTGAAAAACTCCAACGCTAGAGTGTGTATTAGTGCCGGAACTGTCCAGCTTTTCAGGCTGGTTACAGCAAGTACAGGGCTGAGGAAGCTCTTTGCTGATAAAGAGCAGCTTTTTCGTTAAGCCTATCTTGAGCAGCATGTGGTCTTGGAAGCCAGTGGTGGGGCACTGAGCCTGGCTCAGCGCTGACCTGGTGTGCTGAGTCACCAGCTGCGCTGACTTGCTGAGTCCTAGGAAATTCTCTCCCTGTGGACCCTTGTGACTCAAGGACATCTTGATTTTGATCACCAAAAGAACTCCTCCTGCGATGAATGCTGGATTGTCATGCCTAATTGTGGAGCCCTGGCTGCGTCCCTTGCACAGGTGCCATACCAGACTAGTCAGAAAGCTAACATAATCAGCGATGGCCtaatttctgcctctcctgTGTAATCTCTCCAAGCCTGTTCCTGCCTAGTTTCACTCAGAGTGTGGGTGAGGGGTGGTCACAGACAGCAAGTTTCTGTTTGAAATCTGTTCTACATTTGTATTTCAGAGATGTTTCTCAGGGCTGCCTTATATAATATAGGCAGCAGATCTCTCAGACCTATATTTTTTCATCTTACTACTAagataaaatacttctgttctTGTATTAACTTCATGAGTACTCCAGCTGAAATACTTAACTGTACTTGAAAAGCATCTAGTTTTGACTCTCCTTTTTATTCTCTTATAGGTTACCTATTGCAAGGAGTCCTGGGCACAACAGTGATCCCATTATGTGGGCCTGGTGAAATGGAGAACTGCACAACAGCACTAAGTAAGTGTACTGCACAGCTCTCTTGTCATTTAAAAAGTCTTTGGTTCCTATCTTCCTTGGGCTGGTGGACTCACTGAGATGCccttggaaataatttttctgttgagCAACATTGCCAACATCCTGCAAAGTGCTCAGTGTTGTTGAACACGAAGCATTTTTTAGCTTGCATTTCCTTGAATATTGCTTCTTCAGCAGAAGAACTTTGTCTGAGGTGAGAACTctgctgtaaaagcagaaatagcTTGTGTGGAACTCCTGAAGGAAAAGCCAGTATAACTCTGGTCTAGGAGAATGCTCTCCCTGTTCAGAATGCTTGCCTGCTTTAATGCCTACTGCGCTGGAGGTCTCTTGGTAGGGAGACTGTTAGTTGTACTTGTAAAGCTTGTACACTGCTTGAGAAATAGAAAGGGGAAATAAGACTGATGAGATGCTAACAAAATCTCCTTGCAGTCCAGACAGAGAACAGTCCACGTGTGGCTCAAGTTGGGATAACTAGATGCAAGCCTGAAATGAAGGACTACTGCTTCCACGGACAGTGCGTGTACATAGTGGACTTGGATGAGCACTATTGCAGGTATGGACAGGGCGCAATGTGTCCTGCAGACCTCCCTGAGGTGGGCTTTGAGATGAACTGTGTGTGGCCTTTGACCTCACTACTGTTGACACTTAGCTGGAACACCAATCCAGCAAAGTATTTAAATGTTCAGAAGAACTTAAAGAGGAGCAGTGTATCTGTAATACACCTCAGCTGTATTTAAGCAAGGGTTAAGCACGTGTGCTGGCTCCAGTGAAACCTGAGTGAGAGTCTTAAACACCTGAAATTAGTCACCAAGCCAACTTAAACTTGGAACACTCATTCCGATGTGCTTCCCTGTTCATCTGTATTTACAGTACTGTGAGATCCAGACCTCAGGCAAAGTAGCAAAGTCTCCCCTTTGATTCAGCCTACAAAATAATGACCCTCTGTGCACTTTTAAGGGTATTCCTCCTTTACCTGAAGAATTTGCAACTGTTTCTAGGACCACATGGGCTTGAGTTATATCAGTTCAAATAGCTTTTCCCTGAGGAAACAGCAGACCAGTAGTATAGCATGCTTTGTGGACTGCTAAAGTGTAACCCCACAATGATGCCTCTAATTCTGTGTCTCTTATCCTCAGGTGTGACGTAGGCTTCTCTGGTGTCCGATGTGTGCATTCAGAACTTGTCAGACAACCCCTCAGTAAGGAGTATGTGGCACTGACCGTTATCATAGTTCTACTTTTCCTCACTGCCGTCTCTATTGCAAGCTACTACATCTGCAGAAGGTAAGAAGGATTTTCTTCGAGGCTCAGGAAGGGGAGTCAGCTGTATGTGTAGTAAGATGTCCGCTGAGTATCTCCAGATAGACTGGGATACCTACACTCACTTGACTGCGTGGACATAGTTTGATATACAGATCTGCTAGCCTGCATTTACTGAAGTGTTCAAAAAAGGAAGCATGCTGACTGGGTAGCATAACACAAATTGCACGCTATGCAACAGCACCTTCATATGCCTTTTAACCCTGACGGAGGACTGTATAGGTTGATTAAAGTCCATCTTAGGGGGTCTGTTGAGGTCAAGGAGAGAGCAGACAGGGAGTAGGAAAATTCTAGTTCCTTTTCTCGGTAATGCCATTGCGCCAGTCATCAGAAACCAGAGAGCAACTGGATTAATACTAGCTGATTTGTTTATCTGCCATGTTATTGTGGTGACTGTGATATCACGAGCATTGCCTTATCCACTTTACCATGGAGGACAGTAGTCTTCTCCATTAACAGACCCACAAGCAGCAGGAGTCGTTCTTCAGGCTGATAACTAATCCTCAGCAGCTGTCAGAGAGCCTAGAAGGTGGCACAGCCCCCAGAGGGAGAGCTCAGCTTCACAGATCTGACAGCTAGATGGTAACCACTGTAATTGCTCTTCCCTGCCTGGAGACTCGATGGTGCATCACCTCAAACAGAAGATGGCCTAGCTGGTTAGAGTACTCAGCCCTGTGGCAGGGAAGGATCCTGCAGGATTTCTCAAGGACAAACCTAGTACCAGCAGCAAGACTTTAATGCAGATGTGAAATCTTCAGTGAAGAGTTGAGAAATGAGACTCTGCATGCAAGTTATCTCAGACCTGGAAATGAGCAGAGCCAGAGCCTAGCTGCTAGaggtttaaaacaaatgtgAGGAAGtcatacagcatttttttttattatttttttttacttccttcacccccccctcccttcaGTCCCccaaaagccatttggaacaaCTGGCTTTCCAGAACTCAcacttctcttttctgcttccaggTACCGAAGCAAGAAGAGACAAACGAACGCCAGTGAATACAAGGAAGTTGGTGCCTTGTAGAAGAAGCGGTGGCTTCCTACAGCGTTCCATTCATCTGCATGGATTCAGTGGCTTTCCAtctatttaaatgttatttttgttaacaatatttacaatatttatatccttttaaaaatttcaattgTTTGGTGATCCAATCAGTATAGgtcaagcattttattttcagtgttttatttttttattaaataatatttcctAGCGAGAACCCCACCTAAGTGGTTCTGTGGGATagagatatatttttataaaaactcATCTTCTTACTCTGAAgagtaattttatatttattcttgTGAATATGCTTAAAACAATTCTACTCCTTGAAATAAAAGTTCTAGACAAAGTCAAAATGTCTGTGTGGTTTGATTAAAGTGAAACTTGGCATGGCTTGGCTGAGCAGAATGTTTGACGCCTCAGCAGTTATTTTTGGAGAGAGAAACCATAGTATTGCTAATAATATGTATCAGTGCACCTTAGTTCCAATGAACATAGCTATTAGCTGGTGTAATTGGGGGACaacttaaaggaaaaaggagcGCAGCTCCTAGCACAGCCTATCCAACATGTACTGCATGACAGCAGCATGGATCTCGGCTCATCCATACCCTCGGGAAAGTTGTGCTGAGTATATTTTGGATTacagcagggaggcagcagcacaaGGTGATCGCTCTCTGCAGCTGAATGCCGTAACATGTGGCAGCTCAGGGTATGAGTGTAGCTACAGGAAGAAGGCTCCCTCAGAAACCAGTACCAGGACTCCAGTCCTCCCCATCGTGTTTCTGCCATAGTGTCTTTCAtacagctgggagcaggggaaggagaggtttTCAGTTTGGGCTTAATGTAGATATCTCGTTGGTCTAAAATAACGATAGGATAGTCCACTGGGTTTAGCTGCACCCTGAGCGTGGCTCCCGGTGAACAGGAGGGATTCTTGCAGCATCTGAATTGTCCCTGTTAATCCCATCACTTCTCACACTTTCACAAGATGTGAAAAAAGAAGAAGCAGAACCTTTACATCATTCCCGGCCTTTGCCAGAGGTTCATGGGAGCTGTGTCGGCTTGTGTTGCTTGGTGCTTATGGGTGTGAGACCTCTGATCTCTTGATCTGTGCAATGGGATCTTTGTAAGGAAGAGTGGTGGGACCTGAGAAATCACAAAGCGAGAGTGCTATTTCAGAAGCTCTTAGTCAGCCAGAGGCCCTTGTGGAGGCATAAACTggctctttccctctctccttaaACTGCCTTCCTGTATTAGAAGCTCCTGAgatcaagaaaatgaaaggggGGATCTTATTCTCAGAAGtggctttcttgcttttctgctgtgtgTTGTCCAGTAACAAATTTCAGCTGAGCTTGTAGGTAGCAGGACTTTAAATCTGCCTTGCATCATCCTGTTGAGTAAAGCCAGTCCGTGATATGCCATGAAAGGGAACACGCGAGCTTGTCCACACAATGCGCAGCAATCCAGCAGAAGGAGGCCGGCTGCAGCAAGTCGTTGGGCCAGCAGCGGTCTTTGGGAATGTAGCTGTTGGAGTGTGTCTGGAGAACAGGGGGGCTGTGAATGGGACCTGAGGAGGGTCCCTGTAGTTGGGGCTGGGAGGCAAGGTGGGAAAGGCTCGCCGGAGTGCTCTGGCCTGGCCGTGTGGCCTATACCCCTTCCTTTGGAAAAGATGAGTCTCGTGGAATGATAGCTctgcttcttccccagcttgATACTTGCTTCCTGGCTTGGACTTACTTTCTCTGCTATCTTTCCTCTGACAAGCACCACCCACTGCAAAGGTGTGGTCAGGCGAACCTGGGGTGTGATCCAACAGCTCTGCCCAGAATCTGCCAGCTTTCATTGCACTTCCCTCCCCAATGGGGAGTGCACGAGGTGATGATGAGGAGGAGGGATGTCTACTTAGCAAAACAAAGGTGTGATCCGAGCAGACCGACATTACACGTGATAGATTGCTCCAGCAGCgcacagcagcagagcccaggtGCTCCAGGCTGCTGCCCGTGAGCTCTGGTTGCAAGGCTACGGCCTGGAATTGAgtttctttctgtgctgctcACTCCGCTGCGTTCGCTACAGACCTTCTAGCACACACTGCTCTTGTGGTTTCTCTGGCAGGTACACCACCAGCTTCCCGATGCTGCAGCCGCAATGTCATTTCTGCCTGCCACAGGCCTGCAGGCAAACGAAGGGCAGTCAGGACCCAGGCCCGCTCAGCCAAAGCAAGCGATGCTTTGCTCTTCGCCACTTCTCAGGAGGAAAGCTTGACTAAGCGACATTGATCAAAGAACATCTTCCAGATCAAGTAAGGCAATGTAGAGGTATAAGGGACGCCCTTTGCATACGTCCTTatggctgcaggcaggctgggtCTTGCTCTTTGACTTGAGGTCTATCGCAGAACAGCCTGTGTTGATCTGACCGTGGGATATCTCCCCCATCTTTTTCAAACACTGGGTTATCCTGTAGTGTTTATGCACGAGGTGCTGGGTCTGTGCAGGTAGCCCGTGGCTACCTTCTGCCATCTTCTGAGATAGCTTAAGCGCGCGTTTTTGGCAGTGCTACAGATCAGTCCTTATTCAGTCCTCGGTGCGGGTCAGTCAATCTTTAAGGTGGGTCTGGTCGGTACAAGTTTTTCCCGGGTCCACCTGGTCTTTCGTGTTTCCCTTCGGCATCAAGTTAGAAAGAGATCGTTGGTCATTCCCAGTTAACTGGGTTAACCCTGTGTCACGGGGCCCTTATTAGCTGCTCTTCAGCTTTTcgcttcctctcttctcctgtaATCCTGTTGTCACACAGGAACCTGTTCTGCCGGGTAACTGGTGACAGCTAATGGCAACCCCAGCCACAGCCTCGTTAGTGCAGCCTTTCCCAGTGGGAAGATGGGGCAAAAATCAATTCTTGGAGCCTCCTTCCGTTCTTGCTGTGACCCAGTTAGGATATGTGGTGACAcatctttttccccccctcaggCTTCCCTGCCTGTCCGTGAACTGCTCTGGCCGGTCCCTGTTCATTCACCAGAAACTTTTCCTGGACTCCCCGGGGAGACTCAGCCCAGAGGCACGCACAGCCCAGCCGAGCTTTTGCTCCGACTCCCAGGCGCTGCCCTTTCCGCTCCTCCGCTCCGCTTGGCAGGAGCGTCACAAAAGGGGACTCGGTCCTCTCACCCCACCTTTTGTTAATGACGACCCCGTGTATTTGAGGTCCCATTACTAGAGCTCCAGTGGCCGAAAAGCTTCAGGCTTGACCCCTGCCCGGCTtgctgccagcccctctgcacCTGAGCAGCCACAGGAGTTTGATCCATCTTTCCGCTGCAGCACTTGGGTCCATATGCCCATTGCTGCACTTGCAGAAGTTTTAAACTGCAGTAGCAGCAACAGCCTGGGGTTCATCATGTCTTTTGCTATTTGGGTCAGGCAAATCTAAGGGGAATAGTCCACTTTCAGGCCTGTGcaggatttgtttgttttttttctatctgtctTAACATTTTAGCTGACTGTCTTGATTTGGCTTGGGCTTTCTCCACCTATCCTGTTGCTCATCTTACTCCCAGCTCATAACAGCCCTTCCAGACCCTGTGTTTTTCTCACTCCTGCACATGATTGAGCAACTGAAAAGCTTGGGGCCACATACCAGCCTGCCACCTCAACAGCTTGTGCCGGCTGGACGTAGATTGCCAGTCCGGCAACCACGCAGCTGGGTCCTGATGACACACCCCAAATAATTTGTCTCGGAGAGTGAACCTCCCTCATTCTTTCCATGGTTTCTGCTGGCACCACCTCCATCCCTCTGGTGCAGCTCTTCCTCACCTGCACCGCCCACCGTCAGAGTCACCTTTGGCTGCAACTCTTTTTCCGCTGGCAAGAGCGCCTGCGGTGTGCCTCCCAGGTTGCCCTGCCTAAGCCTTCCTTACCGAACGGCTTCGCCTCCTGCACAAGTGTTACAGACTCCTGCCAGGGCAGTTTTCCCATGCCCATGTCAGGCTGCGTCACGGCAGAGTAGGCCCGTGAAAGGGGGGGGGACAGGCACTAGGGACTGGTACCGGAGAGACCCACCTGATACCGCGGCCATCTACGTGTCCTCGGGGCTACCAATGTATTGCTCTGCAGTTTTTCCGCCTGGGATTCTTTTGCTGGCAGCTCTCTGGAGGACTGGGCAGCCACAGCTCCCGTCAGCTGCAGTGGTGCTCCATTTGACATCTCCCTATCATTTTAAAACTTACCCCATCCCGGACCTGCCCCGTCGGTAACCCTGCTGTGGGGTTCTTGCCCACACATCTGTGTATTTTATCCGAAATCCATTCCAGCCTCTTGGGATTCAGGCGAAGGACAACTGATGATTGCTTTCAAGCCTGGGGCTGTCTGACCTAGAAAGCAATGGCAACAACTCCTCCCTTGGTGCTCTGTGGAAGGACGGTGCTTTTTTGAAGTAAGGCTTACTGTAAACTCTCTGAAATGCTATGCGTCTGTGCAAATGTGGCTGGTGTTAATATT is a genomic window containing:
- the EREG gene encoding proepiregulin translates to MICYLLQGVLGTTVIPLCGPGEMENCTTALIQTENSPRVAQVGITRCKPEMKDYCFHGQCVYIVDLDEHYCRCDVGFSGVRCVHSELVRQPLSKEYVALTVIIVLLFLTAVSIASYYICRRYRSKKRQTNASEYKEVGAL